Proteins from one Deinococcus sp. AB2017081 genomic window:
- a CDS encoding rhodanese-related sulfurtransferase, with protein sequence MSQAAPVPAPFVVAALYQFREVADPAALRDRLLELGRAHDLCGTLIVASEGLNGTVAGQREGITALRAFLHGEGFTRLEDKESTAAVRPFRRFKVRLKAEIVTLGVPVSPREQVGTYVGSAEWNALLDDPDTVVIDTRNRYEVRAGTFQGAVNPQIDSFREFPAWLDAHVDDLAGKRVAMFCTGGIRCEKSTSLLLQRGFTDVLHLRGGILRYLEDVPQEQTRWDGECFVFDGRVTVGHGLAQGGAVMCHSCGWPLDEHERQHPAYEEGVSCPHCAGQTTDAQKAAFRERQRQFDAGQI encoded by the coding sequence ATGTCCCAGGCCGCCCCCGTCCCCGCCCCCTTCGTCGTCGCCGCGCTGTACCAGTTCCGCGAGGTCGCTGACCCGGCGGCGCTGCGGGACAGGCTGCTGGAACTGGGCCGGGCACACGACCTGTGCGGCACGCTGATCGTGGCTTCCGAAGGCCTCAACGGTACGGTGGCCGGGCAGCGGGAGGGGATCACCGCTCTGCGCGCGTTTCTGCACGGCGAGGGCTTCACGCGGCTGGAGGACAAGGAATCCACGGCGGCCGTCCGGCCGTTCCGGCGGTTCAAGGTGCGCCTCAAGGCCGAGATCGTGACGCTGGGCGTGCCGGTCTCGCCCCGTGAACAGGTGGGCACCTACGTCGGTTCCGCCGAGTGGAATGCCCTGCTGGACGACCCCGATACGGTCGTGATCGACACCCGCAACCGGTACGAGGTCAGGGCCGGCACCTTCCAGGGGGCCGTGAATCCCCAGATCGACTCGTTCCGCGAGTTCCCGGCGTGGCTCGATGCCCACGTGGACGACCTGGCGGGCAAGCGGGTGGCGATGTTCTGCACGGGCGGGATCAGGTGCGAGAAGAGCACCAGCCTGCTGCTCCAGCGCGGGTTCACGGACGTGCTGCACCTGCGGGGCGGCATCCTGCGCTATCTGGAGGACGTGCCCCAGGAGCAGACCCGCTGGGACGGCGAGTGCTTTGTCTTCGACGGCCGCGTGACGGTGGGGCATGGGCTCGCGCAGGGCGGCGCGGTCATGTGCCACTCGTGCGGCTGGCCACTGGATGAGCACGAGCGCCAGCACCCGGCCTACGAGGAGGGCGTGAGCTGTCCACACTGCGCCGGGCAGACCACCGACGCCCAGAAGGCTGCCTTCCGCGAGCGGCAGCGCCAGTTCGATGCCGGACAGATCTGA
- a CDS encoding 3-hydroxyacyl-CoA dehydrogenase family protein — protein sequence MNFGVIGAGQMGGGIAQVAAQSGFDVLVQDVQQAFLDRGRATIEKSLAKLHEKGRLADAPDVVLGRIRFTMELQDFADSDLVVEAIVENEAVKAELFRTLGGIVKPSGILASNTSSIPITALASASGRPERFIGMHFMNPVPLMQLVEVIRGYQTSDETARIVTETAEQMGKTPLPCNDFPGFVSNRILMPMLNEAIQCVMEGVAEPEAIDGIMKLGMNHPMGPLTLADFIGLDTCLSIMEVLHRGLGDDKYRPSPLLRKMVQAGLLGRKSGQGFYTY from the coding sequence ATGAACTTCGGAGTCATCGGAGCAGGACAGATGGGCGGCGGGATCGCGCAGGTCGCCGCGCAGAGTGGATTCGATGTGCTGGTGCAGGACGTGCAGCAGGCGTTCCTGGATCGTGGGCGGGCGACCATCGAGAAGTCGCTGGCGAAGCTGCACGAGAAGGGCAGGCTGGCGGACGCGCCGGACGTGGTGCTGGGCCGCATCCGCTTCACGATGGAGCTCCAGGACTTCGCGGACAGTGATCTGGTCGTGGAAGCCATCGTGGAGAACGAGGCCGTGAAGGCGGAGCTGTTCCGCACTCTGGGCGGGATCGTGAAGCCCTCGGGCATCCTGGCGAGCAACACCAGCAGCATCCCGATCACGGCGCTAGCGTCGGCGTCGGGCCGCCCGGAGCGCTTCATCGGGATGCACTTCATGAATCCGGTGCCGCTGATGCAGCTTGTCGAGGTCATCCGGGGCTACCAGACCAGCGACGAGACGGCCCGCATCGTCACCGAGACGGCTGAACAGATGGGCAAGACGCCGCTGCCCTGCAACGACTTCCCCGGCTTCGTGAGCAACCGCATCCTGATGCCCATGCTGAACGAGGCGATCCAGTGCGTCATGGAAGGCGTGGCGGAGCCGGAGGCGATCGACGGGATCATGAAGCTGGGCATGAACCACCCCATGGGGCCGCTGACCCTGGCAGATTTCATCGGGCTGGACACCTGCCTGAGCATCATGGAGGTGCTGCACAGGGGGCTGGGGGACGACAAGTACCGGCCCAGTCCGCTGCTGCGCAAGATGGTGCAGGCGGGCCTGCTGGGCCGCAAGAGCGGGCAGGGCTTCTACACGTACTGA